GTGCGCCCGCGTGCCGTGCTACGTGAAAGCCTTCGACCCCATGGGCCTGGACCTGCCCGGCATGGTCGAGGCGGGGCTGGACATGGTGAACGTGTCTGCCAGCTATTTCACCGTTCAGCAAAACGACCTGGCTACGATTCGCCAGATGGTGCCGTCCGCCGCCTTGTATCTGGAATTGTGTCACTCCATTTGGAATGGCGACAAACTCACTCCGGGCTACGACACCTTTACCTTTCGCCGCACCACGCCGGAGCAGTTTTACACCGCCGCCCATCTGGCCTACGCGCGTGGCGCGGACGGGGTTAGCGCGTTCAACTTTGCCTATTACCGCGAGCATGGCGGTCCCGGACGTGGCCCGTTTACGGAGCCGCCTTTTGAAATTTTCCAGCATCTGCGGGATCAGAAGTGGCTGGCGCTTCAGCCGCAGCACTATTTCCTCGCGCCGGGTTGGAATAACCCGTTTATCCGGCCACCACTGTTGCCGCGCAAACTGGTTCCGACCGAACCGCTTTCTTTCAGTCTCGACCTGGCGCCACCAACCGGCGGCTGGCAACCGGGTGGACGGTTGCGCATCCAATGCGAAGCTCCCCTGGCACAGGCAAGTTTCCAGGTCCAATTCAACGGTCAATCGCTGGAGCCATCCCCGGATGTCTCGGAACCGTATCCGGCGGTGTCTCCCTCGCTACTTGGCAAACCGGAAGCAATGCGCGCCTGGCACGTACCCGCCAAGCGATTGCGTGACGGCCAGAATCAGCTTGGGTTGACCATGCTAACCGGCATGCCAAACCGCCTTGATTTTATGGACTTGGCGGTACGGTAAATGCCGCGCTCCGGGCGCTATTGGGTGGCGGTTTTTTCGGCTGTCAGATTGGTAGAAAATTCGACACAACGCGCCACCACCTCCATTCCCACGGCGCGATCCGCCCAGGCAAATTTGGTTTCCAACTCATGTTTATCCGCGTCGGTCAGCACTTGCTCGGCCATGGGAATCAGGGTCGCCTTGTCTTTCACGAGATGGCGCTCAAAGGTGGCGCAAACATCATCCAGCGCATGGGCCAGGGCATCGCCCGACCCCGGTTGATCCCGGACGAACCGGTCCAGGCTGTCATCCAGGACGCGCACCAGGGCGCGTTCCTGCTCGTGGTCGTGCCGGAAACTATCAATCGGGTTGGCCTGGTCAGGGATGCCGCGATGCGCCAATCTCGGAAACAACAACGTCTCCTCTTTGAGGTGGTGCAGCCGGTCGCCGTAGATGCGCAGAAATTCCACGGCGGCGCGCAGCAGCTCCGTGTCCGGGCGCTGGCCCTGCAACATGGCGTCAGCCGTTTGGCGCAGCGCCAGCAGCACGGTTTCAATATGGTGATGTTCGCGTTCCATGATTTCGGAAGGAGCCATAATAGGGATCAGTTTTTGAGGTTGTTGGTTGGATGGAGGATGACAACCAGACCGAAGCGGTTCCGCGCGCGCGGCAAGCGACGTTGCCGGGGCGGACAGCATTCCATTGCATGAACGGGTGTTGTCATGTGTCGCCGGCAAACTGGCATAAATCTGCCCAAAAGCAATACTTAACTTTAACATTAATAAGATTTATGCTTGGAGAATGAATGCATTAGCGCCGGC
The DNA window shown above is from Verrucomicrobiota bacterium and carries:
- a CDS encoding hemerythrin domain-containing protein; the encoded protein is MAPSEIMEREHHHIETVLLALRQTADAMLQGQRPDTELLRAAVEFLRIYGDRLHHLKEETLLFPRLAHRGIPDQANPIDSFRHDHEQERALVRVLDDSLDRFVRDQPGSGDALAHALDDVCATFERHLVKDKATLIPMAEQVLTDADKHELETKFAWADRAVGMEVVARCVEFSTNLTAEKTATQ